From a region of the Thermus caldilimi genome:
- a CDS encoding carbohydrate ABC transporter permease, whose translation MRSVGIFLLPTLVFLVAFTYLPFGVAALEGISALGSLFQRENLNALRVTALYTLLAVPLSVGLGLLAAVAVEGTSRLRLLARALIFHPVILPTVAFAAVFLYLLNPLGPLQGLLRWLGLQNPLGDPMGAFLAVVLVGVLKDAGLYMLYYLAGLQALPKEVLEAARVDGAGRLATFFRITLPLLSPTTFFVGIMATLGALRNVDHIFILTKGGPVGATDHLLYRVYTLGFEYFDFPQAGALTLVLLTALTALALLALPRLERGVHYDG comes from the coding sequence GAGCGTCGGGATCTTCCTCCTTCCCACCCTGGTCTTCCTGGTGGCCTTCACCTATCTGCCCTTTGGGGTCGCGGCCCTGGAGGGGATCAGCGCTTTAGGATCCCTTTTCCAACGGGAAAACCTCAACGCCTTGCGGGTTACCGCCCTCTACACCCTGCTGGCCGTGCCCCTATCCGTGGGCCTGGGCCTCCTGGCGGCCGTGGCCGTGGAGGGGACCTCCCGGCTCCGGCTTCTGGCCAGAGCCCTGATCTTCCACCCGGTGATCCTGCCCACGGTGGCCTTCGCCGCGGTCTTCCTCTACCTCCTGAACCCCCTGGGCCCCCTCCAGGGCCTTCTCCGCTGGCTGGGCCTGCAAAACCCCTTGGGGGACCCCATGGGGGCCTTTCTCGCCGTGGTCCTGGTGGGCGTGCTGAAGGATGCCGGCCTGTACATGCTCTACTACCTGGCCGGCCTCCAGGCCCTGCCCAAGGAGGTCCTCGAGGCGGCCCGGGTGGACGGGGCAGGCCGCCTGGCCACCTTCTTCCGAATCACCCTGCCCTTGCTCTCCCCCACCACCTTCTTCGTGGGGATCATGGCCACCCTGGGGGCCCTCCGCAACGTCGACCACATCTTCATCCTCACCAAGGGGGGACCGGTGGGGGCCACGGACCACCTCCTCTACCGGGTCTACACCCTGGGCTTCGAGTACTTCGACTTCCCGCAGGCGGGGGCCTTGACCCTGGTCCTGCTCACGGCCCTAACCGCCCTGGCCCTTCTGGCCCTGCCCAGGCTGGAAAGGGGGGTGCACTATGACGGGTAG